A genome region from Nitrospira sp. includes the following:
- a CDS encoding CusA/CzcA family heavy metal efflux RND transporter, with protein sequence MIASLLEFSLRQSILVIGLACMFSVAGLFAFQSIPIDAYPDVTNVQVQVLTEAPGLSPVEVERFITFPIELQMNGLPGLTEIRSLSKFALSQLTVVFEDDVDVYFARQLVLERIMAVKERLPEGIDPVLAPVTTGLGEIYQYYLEGPQAHATDPALVEAELTDQRSVQDWVLRPLLKSVPGVIDVNGLGGFVKQFQVLVDPDKLRKYSLTLHDIYEAVQKNNANSGGNVLERHAERAIVRGLGLIKTLPDIERIVVKEAGGTPVFVRDVAEVRIGHAVRHGAAVLNGEREVVAGTVLMLRGGNAREVVQAVKRRVETIQRDGVLSEGLKIIPFYDRIELVTAAINTVRDALIEGIVLVTVVFFLFLGHVRSAIVVTVSLLVTPLMTFLVMQRVGLSANLMTLGGLAIGIGEIADGSLVVVENVYRHLSDNHLHQRSRLEVIFRATSEVGRPIVFGILIISVVFLPLMTLHGMEGKMFAPLAYTLVISLLMSVVVTLTLSPVLASLILRGDHPEETRLTRWMKARYQPVLRWTLDHRVPVLLGSTAVVLASLTLLPFVGREFIPILEEGALTPQIVRLPSVSLPESIAIEKQTQKVMLEFPEVQMSVSKIGRPDIAVGPEEPNESDPIVTLRPRNTWTTAQTQAGLVDAIRKRLAEIPGISVLMSQPIQERVDELISGIRTECAIKLFGDDLDLLYQQAETIADLMRTVEGVKDVKVEQIAGQPYLTIDIDRQKIARYGINVSDVHDIITTAVGGKPATQVYEGERRFQLTLRFPEASRNSIGAIGDIRVRSASGAPIPLSELATIEMREGPARISREQAKRRIYIGFNVVGRDIGSVVDEGRKLLAERMRLPQGYTVTWGGAFENMERANARLLVVVPITLGLVFFLLFWAFHSLRYATLIILNLPFALIGGVVSLWLSDQYLSVPASIGFIELFGLAVGNGIVLVSYINQLRNGGQSTEEAIMTGCVLRLRPVIMTMMTTLLGLLPLVLAQGIGAEVQRPLATVVVGGLFTSTALTLVVLPALYRSFAERDMVEEHAPEWV encoded by the coding sequence ATGATTGCCTCACTGTTGGAGTTCTCACTCCGTCAGTCGATCCTCGTCATCGGATTGGCCTGCATGTTTTCCGTGGCCGGTCTGTTCGCGTTCCAATCCATCCCTATCGATGCCTATCCCGACGTGACCAATGTGCAGGTGCAGGTGCTGACGGAGGCGCCGGGCCTCTCTCCGGTTGAAGTCGAACGCTTCATTACCTTTCCGATCGAGCTGCAGATGAACGGGCTGCCGGGCCTGACGGAAATCCGCTCCTTGTCGAAGTTCGCGCTCTCCCAGCTGACGGTGGTGTTCGAGGACGATGTGGATGTGTATTTCGCCCGGCAGTTGGTATTGGAGCGGATCATGGCGGTTAAGGAGCGGTTGCCGGAGGGGATCGATCCGGTGCTGGCGCCGGTGACGACCGGGCTGGGGGAAATCTACCAATACTATTTGGAGGGTCCACAGGCCCATGCGACCGATCCCGCGCTGGTCGAGGCAGAGTTGACGGATCAGCGGTCGGTGCAGGATTGGGTGCTCCGTCCCTTGCTGAAGAGTGTGCCAGGCGTGATTGATGTGAACGGCCTGGGCGGCTTCGTGAAGCAGTTCCAAGTGCTGGTGGATCCCGATAAGTTACGCAAATACAGTCTGACGTTGCACGACATCTATGAGGCGGTGCAGAAAAACAATGCCAATTCCGGCGGCAACGTGCTGGAGCGGCATGCAGAACGCGCCATTGTGCGGGGGCTGGGGCTCATCAAGACCTTGCCTGACATCGAACGTATCGTCGTGAAGGAAGCGGGCGGCACACCCGTATTCGTCCGTGATGTGGCGGAGGTTCGTATCGGCCATGCGGTACGCCATGGCGCGGCTGTGTTGAACGGCGAGCGAGAAGTGGTGGCGGGCACGGTGCTGATGCTGCGCGGAGGCAATGCGCGCGAAGTCGTGCAGGCTGTGAAACGCCGGGTTGAGACGATTCAGCGGGACGGGGTGTTGTCCGAAGGCCTCAAAATCATCCCGTTCTACGACCGGATCGAGCTTGTGACGGCGGCCATCAATACTGTGCGCGATGCGCTGATCGAGGGCATCGTTCTGGTGACCGTGGTGTTTTTTCTGTTTCTGGGCCATGTGCGCAGCGCGATCGTCGTCACCGTCTCTCTGTTGGTCACTCCGCTGATGACCTTCCTGGTGATGCAGCGCGTGGGACTCTCCGCCAACCTCATGACGTTGGGTGGCTTGGCGATCGGGATCGGTGAAATTGCCGACGGATCGTTGGTCGTGGTGGAGAACGTCTATCGCCATCTCTCCGACAACCATCTCCATCAGCGGTCCCGGCTCGAGGTGATTTTCAGGGCTACCAGCGAGGTAGGGCGGCCGATCGTCTTCGGGATTCTCATCATCAGCGTCGTCTTCCTTCCCCTCATGACGTTGCACGGCATGGAGGGAAAAATGTTCGCCCCCTTGGCCTATACGCTGGTGATTTCGCTGCTGATGTCGGTGGTCGTCACCTTGACGCTTTCGCCGGTTCTGGCGTCCTTGATCCTGCGAGGCGACCATCCGGAGGAGACCCGGCTCACGCGGTGGATGAAGGCCCGCTATCAGCCGGTGCTCCGTTGGACGCTCGACCATCGCGTGCCGGTGTTGCTGGGATCGACGGCGGTGGTTCTGGCGAGTCTGACCCTGCTCCCGTTCGTGGGGCGAGAATTCATTCCGATTCTGGAGGAGGGCGCGTTGACGCCGCAAATCGTGCGGCTGCCGAGCGTCTCCTTGCCGGAGTCGATCGCGATTGAGAAACAGACGCAGAAAGTCATGCTGGAGTTTCCGGAAGTGCAGATGTCGGTGAGCAAAATCGGACGTCCCGATATCGCCGTCGGTCCGGAGGAGCCGAATGAAAGTGATCCGATTGTGACGCTGCGTCCGCGAAACACCTGGACCACGGCACAGACACAAGCGGGCCTTGTTGACGCGATCCGGAAGCGTCTTGCGGAGATTCCCGGTATTTCCGTGCTGATGAGTCAGCCGATCCAGGAGCGGGTCGATGAGTTGATTTCCGGCATCCGGACTGAATGCGCCATCAAACTCTTCGGGGACGACCTCGATCTGCTCTATCAGCAAGCCGAGACCATTGCGGACCTGATGCGGACCGTGGAAGGCGTGAAAGACGTCAAGGTCGAACAGATCGCCGGGCAGCCCTATCTGACGATCGACATCGACCGTCAGAAGATCGCCCGGTATGGGATCAACGTGTCGGATGTGCACGACATCATCACGACGGCGGTGGGCGGCAAGCCGGCGACGCAGGTGTATGAGGGGGAGCGCCGATTTCAACTGACCCTGCGTTTTCCGGAGGCCTCTCGCAACAGCATCGGGGCCATCGGAGATATCCGGGTGCGGTCCGCGTCCGGTGCGCCGATTCCCTTGAGCGAGCTGGCGACGATTGAGATGCGTGAAGGTCCCGCTCGCATTAGTCGTGAGCAGGCGAAGCGGCGGATTTACATCGGGTTTAATGTGGTGGGACGCGACATCGGCAGTGTCGTGGATGAAGGCCGCAAGCTGCTGGCTGAACGGATGCGTTTGCCGCAGGGCTATACGGTGACGTGGGGCGGGGCGTTCGAGAATATGGAACGCGCGAATGCCCGACTGCTGGTGGTGGTGCCGATCACGCTTGGGCTGGTGTTCTTTCTGCTCTTCTGGGCGTTTCATTCGTTGCGGTATGCAACCTTGATCATTCTGAATCTGCCGTTCGCCTTGATCGGCGGCGTGGTGTCGCTGTGGCTGAGCGATCAGTATTTGAGCGTGCCCGCCTCGATCGGGTTTATCGAACTGTTCGGCCTGGCGGTCGGCAATGGGATCGTGCTCGTATCCTATATCAATCAGCTGCGAAACGGAGGCCAGTCGACGGAGGAGGCGATCATGACAGGCTGTGTCCTGCGGCTTCGTCCGGTCATCATGACCATGATGACGACCTTGCTCGGCCTCTTGCCGCTGGTCCTCGCGCAGGGAATCGGCGCGGAAGTGCAGCGGCCTCTGGCCACGGTGGTCGTCGGCGGCCTGTTTACCTCAACGGCCTTGACCCTGGTGGTGCTGCCGGCTTTGTATCGGAGTTTTGCCGAGCGAGACATGGTGGAGGAGCACGCGCCGGAATGGGTGTGA
- a CDS encoding efflux RND transporter periplasmic adaptor subunit has protein sequence MTDRTGRGTEAVGRRQPAEGLALAGRCLVIGLILGAGTACDRDPPVAPPVGKAVSRAANGMVQLTDPEIVRAGIEVITVKKEPFTFHREFPATVQANENELAEVTTLIRGRVVEVLVDVGKDVKKGERLALLDSTDLGMAEGAYLKAVARQHEAQLAFERAENLHEHRAISLAELQRREAEMKTVRADAREAAHRLALLGVPPQELQRLEREQTIRSDVAVRAPFAGRVIMRNITRGEVVETSRNCFTIADLSDVWVVASVPEKDVRFIRPKDEVHVMVPAYPHGLFSGTVTYVSDVLDPSTRTMRVRVTVRNPDRTLKPEMFAMVRVFGSPQPEALPVPLTAVQQDGTGKLLFVRQSDNRFESRRVVLGDELDGKILVLEGLHEGEDVVVKGAFAIKSEFEIQKVEPTP, from the coding sequence ATGACAGATCGAACAGGAAGGGGCACAGAGGCGGTCGGCCGGCGGCAGCCTGCTGAAGGGCTCGCGCTTGCGGGACGTTGCCTGGTGATCGGGTTGATCCTGGGGGCAGGGACCGCCTGTGATCGAGACCCGCCGGTGGCGCCGCCTGTCGGGAAGGCAGTGAGCAGGGCTGCCAATGGGATGGTGCAACTGACTGACCCTGAAATTGTCCGGGCCGGCATAGAGGTGATCACGGTCAAAAAGGAGCCGTTTACCTTCCACCGCGAGTTTCCGGCGACTGTCCAAGCCAACGAAAACGAACTGGCGGAAGTCACGACCCTTATTCGAGGGCGGGTCGTCGAGGTTCTGGTCGATGTGGGCAAGGATGTGAAGAAGGGCGAGCGGCTGGCGCTGCTCGACAGTACCGATCTGGGTATGGCTGAAGGGGCCTATCTCAAGGCGGTCGCGAGGCAACACGAAGCGCAACTGGCGTTTGAACGGGCGGAAAATCTTCACGAGCATCGTGCGATCAGTCTGGCCGAACTACAACGCCGGGAAGCGGAAATGAAAACGGTGCGCGCGGATGCGCGGGAAGCGGCGCATCGGCTGGCGCTGCTCGGTGTGCCGCCCCAAGAACTTCAACGTCTCGAACGCGAGCAAACGATCCGGTCCGACGTGGCGGTGCGAGCGCCCTTTGCAGGCCGCGTGATCATGCGTAATATCACGCGCGGCGAAGTGGTGGAAACCTCGCGGAATTGCTTCACCATTGCCGACCTGTCCGATGTCTGGGTGGTGGCCAGTGTGCCGGAAAAGGACGTGCGGTTTATTCGTCCGAAGGACGAGGTCCATGTGATGGTTCCGGCCTATCCGCACGGGCTATTCTCCGGCACCGTGACCTACGTCAGCGATGTGCTTGACCCATCGACCAGGACGATGCGCGTCCGTGTCACCGTGCGCAACCCCGATCGGACCTTGAAGCCGGAGATGTTCGCCATGGTCCGTGTGTTCGGGTCGCCTCAACCGGAGGCGTTGCCGGTGCCGCTCACGGCGGTGCAGCAGGACGGAACCGGTAAATTGCTCTTTGTGCGGCAATCGGACAATCGATTCGAATCGCGCCGCGTTGTCCTGGGAGACGAGCTAGACGGCAAGATCCTCGTGCTGGAGGGGCTGCACGAGGGGGAAGACGTGGTCGTCAAAGGAGCCTTTGCAATCAAGTCGGAGTTCGAGATCCAGAAGGTCGAGCCCACGCCATGA
- a CDS encoding universal stress protein, with product MKVMIATDGSKYGKWATEWVARMPFAEKPDVSVLHVTDVEALRAPFMFQPVVVGNEPFLQQEIKRIEGRGKAAMAEAKTQMASLKLKGKVIAERGAAGPTILKRAPQRDGLVAIGSRGLDALDRFMLGSVSTQVTLHAPCSVLVVKEEPRPLSRILFAADGSKASDKALRFLLTKLQPEEREGLEPIDVVVMHAMPFLKYPELKEAGVRLVEQYANKLMKAGYVVDEVVQLGKPAEEILKTATKKNVDLIVTGAKGMGAVARFLLGSISTKVVQHSTCSVLVVR from the coding sequence ATGAAAGTCATGATTGCGACCGATGGATCGAAGTATGGCAAGTGGGCGACAGAATGGGTGGCGCGAATGCCGTTTGCGGAGAAGCCGGATGTGAGTGTCTTGCATGTGACGGATGTCGAGGCGTTGCGCGCGCCCTTCATGTTTCAGCCGGTAGTGGTCGGTAACGAGCCGTTCCTTCAGCAAGAAATCAAACGAATTGAAGGCCGGGGCAAGGCTGCCATGGCCGAAGCCAAGACCCAGATGGCGTCGCTCAAGTTGAAGGGCAAGGTGATCGCCGAGCGCGGGGCTGCCGGTCCGACGATTCTCAAACGGGCGCCGCAGCGTGATGGCCTGGTGGCAATCGGGAGCCGGGGGCTGGATGCGCTCGATCGCTTTATGCTCGGGAGTGTCTCCACCCAGGTGACGCTGCATGCGCCTTGCTCGGTCCTTGTGGTCAAGGAAGAGCCGCGCCCGCTGAGCCGGATTCTGTTCGCAGCCGACGGGTCCAAGGCCTCGGACAAGGCCTTGCGGTTCTTGTTGACCAAACTGCAGCCGGAGGAACGGGAAGGCCTGGAGCCGATCGATGTGGTGGTCATGCACGCCATGCCGTTTCTCAAGTATCCTGAGCTCAAAGAGGCCGGTGTCCGCTTGGTCGAGCAATACGCCAATAAATTGATGAAAGCCGGGTATGTCGTCGATGAAGTGGTTCAGCTCGGAAAACCGGCTGAGGAGATCTTGAAAACGGCCACGAAGAAAAACGTCGATCTGATCGTCACCGGGGCCAAGGGCATGGGGGCCGTCGCCAGGTTCCTACTGGGCAGTATCTCCACCAAGGTCGTACAACACAGTACCTGTTCGGTCCTCGTCGTTCGCTAA
- a CDS encoding GNAT family N-acetyltransferase produces the protein MPHPYETGRIELTDWATTESTIKAIREVVFIHEQRVPVELEWDGLDSSCAHVLAWNDRGEAIGTARMQQNGTIGRMAVLKDWRRRGVGRALLKTLLDLAARQGLTRVTLSAQTHALGFYERAGFHVVGETFMDAGIPHRKMVKELMVPQANLDRQ, from the coding sequence ATGCCACACCCATACGAGACAGGACGAATAGAGCTTACCGACTGGGCCACAACGGAATCGACCATCAAGGCGATTCGAGAAGTGGTGTTTATCCATGAACAGCGAGTGCCGGTGGAACTGGAGTGGGACGGGCTCGATTCATCTTGCGCCCATGTGCTGGCGTGGAACGACCGCGGAGAGGCCATCGGCACGGCGCGCATGCAACAGAACGGCACCATCGGCAGAATGGCAGTACTCAAAGACTGGCGCAGGCGGGGCGTGGGACGAGCACTTCTCAAGACGCTGCTGGATCTGGCGGCCAGACAAGGACTCACCCGTGTCACCTTGTCCGCACAGACCCACGCGCTGGGTTTCTACGAACGAGCCGGGTTCCACGTGGTCGGCGAGACCTTCATGGACGCCGGCATTCCGCATCGAAAGATGGTGAAGGAGCTCATGGTGCCGCAGGCGAATCTGGACCGACAATAG
- a CDS encoding transglycosylase SLT domain-containing protein yields the protein MRRLPVTVRLVVGLSALLLLGAGVNWVYHTIHKPSEMFFALDDALDKHPYETWKEYGSLFRTHSTAIVTPDLLAALAQVESAGNPVARTYWRWRLTWNPLDLYRPASSAVGMFQITDATFQEGKRYCIHEHRVVQDGPWNDPHSCWFNSLYSRVLPSHAIELTSALLDRAVANAIGPHRKPRPTFQQKQDLAAVIHLCGAGAGHAYVARGFRLAPQQRCGDHSAKLYLHQVNELKRKFARLAAGESLLRFVRPQ from the coding sequence TTGCGACGCTTGCCCGTCACGGTCAGGTTGGTGGTGGGCCTGTCCGCCCTTCTCCTGCTCGGCGCAGGTGTGAACTGGGTTTACCATACGATCCACAAACCGTCGGAAATGTTCTTTGCGCTCGACGACGCGCTCGATAAACACCCCTACGAAACATGGAAAGAGTACGGCTCGCTCTTCCGCACACATTCCACCGCCATCGTGACGCCGGATCTGCTGGCCGCACTGGCGCAGGTCGAAAGCGCAGGCAATCCTGTCGCACGCACCTACTGGCGTTGGCGACTGACCTGGAATCCGCTGGACCTGTACCGTCCGGCGTCGAGCGCAGTCGGCATGTTCCAGATCACCGACGCAACCTTTCAGGAAGGCAAGCGGTACTGCATTCATGAGCATCGTGTCGTTCAAGACGGCCCCTGGAACGATCCTCACTCCTGCTGGTTCAACAGCCTCTACAGTCGCGTCCTGCCTAGCCATGCCATCGAGCTGACCTCCGCCCTGCTCGACCGCGCCGTAGCAAACGCCATCGGTCCGCATCGAAAGCCTCGGCCCACGTTTCAGCAGAAACAAGATCTGGCCGCTGTGATTCACCTCTGTGGAGCCGGCGCCGGGCACGCGTATGTCGCACGCGGGTTTCGGCTGGCCCCGCAGCAACGGTGCGGCGATCACAGTGCCAAGCTCTACCTCCATCAAGTGAACGAACTGAAGCGAAAATTTGCCCGGCTGGCCGCGGGCGAGAGCCTACTCCGGTTCGTGCGGCCTCAATAA
- a CDS encoding class I SAM-dependent methyltransferase, translating to MRWSRSTYHEVPVGHLTNLAPWQTARIESLRARYGLCFESHYGHHTSLANYAYLDLLDQAWAAADRPVPTGGLVTDVGCANFWYARTLHRFLQPAKLTGVDVEGFRLYPTGYSRYDAAAGYIEDLPQTSFVVADYCRMDEQVDVITAWFPFVTPAPVLAWRLPLTVFSPERLFARIARNLATQGTLFLVNHGTDEATVAAAYCRQAGLRSQGQWVHPRPLRPRPHPPVASWWTT from the coding sequence ATGCGCTGGTCGAGATCGACTTACCACGAAGTCCCGGTCGGTCATCTCACGAATCTCGCTCCCTGGCAGACTGCTCGCATCGAGTCACTGCGGGCCCGCTATGGTCTCTGCTTCGAATCCCACTACGGGCACCACACGTCCCTGGCGAACTACGCCTATCTCGATCTGCTGGACCAAGCCTGGGCGGCAGCAGATCGGCCCGTGCCCACTGGCGGTCTGGTCACGGATGTGGGCTGTGCCAACTTTTGGTATGCGCGGACACTGCACCGGTTTCTCCAACCGGCAAAACTAACCGGCGTGGATGTCGAAGGATTCCGCCTCTACCCCACCGGCTACAGCCGTTACGATGCGGCCGCCGGATACATCGAGGATCTTCCGCAGACCTCGTTTGTGGTTGCCGACTACTGCCGGATGGACGAGCAGGTAGATGTCATCACGGCTTGGTTTCCGTTTGTCACGCCGGCTCCCGTTCTCGCCTGGCGGCTCCCGTTAACCGTCTTTTCCCCCGAACGGCTCTTTGCTCGCATCGCGCGCAACCTTGCGACGCAAGGAACCTTGTTCCTGGTGAATCACGGCACCGATGAAGCAACTGTCGCGGCCGCCTACTGCCGACAAGCGGGGCTTCGGTCACAAGGCCAATGGGTTCATCCGCGGCCATTGCGCCCCCGGCCTCATCCTCCGGTCGCCTCCTGGTGGACGACTTAA
- a CDS encoding alpha amylase C-terminal domain-containing protein — translation MPASLTHIHPDTPMGANLIAGGATFRCWAPHAKSVYVVGDFNHQVRSEASLLTRDAQGHWRGFIPGVKNRQRYMFYVVGEGSEGLKRDPYARELEAPFPSQCIIRHPDFPWHECGYVVPRFHEFVIYQLHVGTFFTPNLPQKGGTFLDVARKLPYLADLGVTALQLMPIQEFQTSFSLGYNGTDYFSPEMDFAVADADLPPYVAMVNRLLDEKGLRRYQVTELQGEMNQLKALIDLAHIYGLAVLLDVVYNHAGGDFGDQSLYFFDRQDPAGGQRNSLYFTNVGHAGGLVFDFAKPEVRDFLIQNAKFFLTEYQVDGFRYDQVSVIDHDGAPEGWRFCQDLTATLHAQHPETLHHAEYWDVNPFIVAPLPVGAGFDTTLTDGLRIAIRDVIGSASAPDARPLNMTGLARSLWPEGFHESWRVVQGPENHDIVYQGREPRIARLGDPAHPRSWFARSRARVATGLSLTAPGIPMLFMGQEFLEDKQWADDFVTHADLLLHWAGLDQGDRQMLDHLRFTRELLQVRRRLPALCGQGLRVTHVHDQNRVLAFHRWVEGEGRDVMVVVHLADFTRVGYRLGFPGGGDWREVFNSDAYENWINAGAAGNGGRVTAGPQPLHGFAYSATVVLPANSLLIFAR, via the coding sequence ATGCCCGCGTCACTCACCCACATTCATCCAGACACCCCGATGGGGGCCAATCTGATTGCCGGCGGCGCGACGTTTCGTTGCTGGGCCCCGCATGCCAAGTCCGTCTATGTGGTCGGCGATTTCAACCACCAGGTACGGAGTGAAGCGAGTTTGCTGACGCGGGACGCGCAGGGGCATTGGCGGGGGTTCATCCCGGGTGTGAAGAATCGCCAACGCTACATGTTCTACGTGGTCGGCGAGGGGAGTGAAGGGCTCAAGCGGGACCCCTATGCCCGCGAGTTGGAGGCGCCCTTCCCTAGTCAATGCATCATTCGCCATCCGGACTTTCCCTGGCACGAATGCGGCTATGTCGTGCCTCGTTTCCATGAATTCGTGATCTATCAGCTCCATGTGGGGACCTTCTTCACGCCGAATCTCCCGCAGAAGGGCGGCACCTTCCTCGACGTGGCTCGTAAGCTCCCCTACCTCGCCGACCTTGGCGTGACGGCGTTGCAACTGATGCCCATTCAGGAATTTCAGACCAGCTTCAGCTTGGGCTACAACGGCACCGACTATTTTTCTCCTGAAATGGACTTCGCCGTGGCGGATGCCGATCTGCCCCCCTATGTGGCGATGGTCAACCGATTGTTGGACGAGAAAGGATTGCGCCGGTACCAAGTGACGGAACTGCAAGGGGAAATGAATCAGCTCAAGGCGCTGATCGACCTCGCCCATATCTATGGCCTGGCGGTGCTGCTCGATGTGGTCTACAACCATGCGGGCGGAGACTTCGGGGACCAGAGCCTGTATTTCTTCGATCGGCAAGATCCGGCCGGCGGTCAGCGCAACTCGCTGTATTTCACCAATGTCGGCCATGCCGGCGGTCTAGTGTTCGACTTTGCCAAGCCCGAGGTGCGTGACTTTCTGATTCAGAACGCCAAGTTCTTCCTCACCGAATACCAGGTCGATGGCTTTCGATACGACCAGGTGAGCGTGATCGATCATGACGGGGCGCCGGAAGGCTGGCGTTTTTGTCAGGATCTCACGGCCACGTTGCATGCGCAGCATCCGGAGACGTTACACCATGCGGAATATTGGGATGTGAATCCGTTCATTGTCGCGCCGCTGCCGGTCGGTGCCGGGTTCGACACCACGTTGACCGATGGCCTGAGGATTGCGATCCGTGATGTCATCGGCAGTGCCAGCGCGCCCGACGCGCGTCCGCTGAATATGACAGGCCTGGCACGAAGTCTGTGGCCCGAGGGGTTCCACGAGTCATGGCGTGTTGTGCAGGGCCCGGAGAATCACGACATCGTCTACCAGGGGCGCGAGCCGCGCATTGCCCGGCTTGGCGATCCAGCCCATCCCCGATCCTGGTTTGCGCGCAGCCGTGCGCGTGTGGCCACCGGTCTCAGCCTGACTGCGCCCGGGATTCCCATGTTGTTCATGGGGCAGGAATTTCTGGAGGACAAGCAGTGGGCCGACGACTTCGTGACGCACGCCGATCTGCTTCTGCATTGGGCCGGTCTCGATCAGGGCGACAGGCAGATGCTCGATCACCTACGGTTCACGCGGGAGCTTTTGCAGGTGCGCCGCCGATTACCGGCGCTGTGTGGACAAGGGCTTCGCGTGACACATGTGCACGATCAGAACCGGGTCCTGGCGTTTCATCGTTGGGTGGAAGGAGAGGGGCGCGACGTGATGGTGGTCGTGCATCTGGCGGATTTTACCCGCGTCGGGTATCGACTCGGATTCCCCGGCGGGGGGGACTGGCGCGAAGTGTTCAATAGCGATGCCTATGAAAATTGGATCAATGCCGGCGCGGCCGGAAACGGAGGGCGCGTGACCGCCGGTCCGCAACCCTTGCATGGCTTCGCCTATTCGGCAACGGTTGTGCTCCCTGCCAATAGTCTGCTGATATTTGCGCGGTAA
- a CDS encoding adenylyl-sulfate kinase, producing the protein MTHAPFAIWFTGLPASGKSSIVARLLPRLELAGLPAEVLESDAIRSILTPEASYAKEERDLFYRALAFMGARLFAHGVNVIFDATASRREYREFARSLIPSLLEVSIECPLEVCMQRDKKGTYKRGLEGESSTVPGLQTPYEAPTSPVLTIDTTVTSPAAAAEQILDVIRSRHRS; encoded by the coding sequence ATGACTCATGCCCCGTTCGCCATCTGGTTCACCGGTCTTCCCGCTTCCGGGAAAAGCTCGATTGTCGCGCGGTTGTTGCCGAGGCTTGAATTGGCGGGATTGCCGGCGGAAGTCCTGGAGTCGGATGCCATCCGGAGTATTCTCACGCCGGAGGCGAGTTATGCGAAAGAGGAGCGGGATCTGTTCTATCGCGCCCTGGCGTTCATGGGGGCGCGCCTGTTCGCGCACGGCGTGAACGTGATCTTCGATGCGACGGCGAGTCGGCGGGAGTATCGGGAATTTGCGCGCAGCCTGATTCCAAGCCTTTTGGAGGTCTCCATTGAGTGTCCGCTGGAGGTCTGCATGCAGCGCGATAAGAAGGGGACGTACAAGCGAGGGCTGGAAGGCGAGTCGTCCACTGTGCCGGGGTTACAGACGCCCTACGAAGCACCGACCTCGCCGGTCCTGACGATCGATACCACGGTCACCTCTCCGGCTGCTGCAGCCGAACAGATTCTCGATGTGATCCGATCCCGCCATCGGTCGTGA
- a CDS encoding phosphotransferase — translation MRRKRGMPVLKKSAVETYLKARFGPSAEVLAYGPIGKETTGARYKQYGYGAPVRLTFRQGGKTRRVVLGTMSPGPFGHEHSADRAQAMLWDYDCYGRLPGHIDALDVGAFTTRGELMSVAAAKEFFLLTEWSEGATYHKDLERMAGASKPTALDRKRTGALAGYLAGIHRVKQTDPQLYRRRLRELLGHGECIMGLTDSYPDRFAFITQELLERIEVACNAWRWRLRGRHTRLSQVHGDFHPWNVLFRRGTDFSVLDRSRGEWGEPADDVTSMSINYLFFSLCRHGTLTGALEVVFHSFWETYLARSRDHEVLETTAPFFAFRGLVLASPLWYPKLTVGVRRKIFRFIENVLAVPRFDPADVNRYCEE, via the coding sequence TTGCGTAGAAAACGTGGTATGCCGGTCTTGAAGAAATCTGCTGTGGAGACCTACCTCAAGGCCCGGTTCGGGCCGAGCGCCGAAGTGCTCGCCTATGGGCCGATCGGCAAGGAGACCACCGGCGCGCGGTATAAGCAATACGGGTATGGTGCGCCGGTCCGGCTGACCTTCCGGCAGGGAGGCAAGACTCGCCGGGTGGTATTGGGCACGATGAGTCCCGGTCCATTCGGTCACGAGCATTCAGCCGACCGGGCTCAGGCGATGTTGTGGGACTACGACTGCTACGGCCGTCTGCCGGGACATATCGACGCGCTGGATGTGGGGGCCTTCACGACGCGTGGCGAGTTGATGTCCGTGGCGGCGGCCAAAGAGTTTTTTTTGCTCACCGAATGGTCGGAGGGTGCGACCTATCATAAGGATCTCGAACGCATGGCAGGGGCGAGCAAGCCGACTGCGCTCGACCGGAAGCGGACCGGGGCGCTGGCCGGATATCTGGCCGGGATTCACAGGGTGAAACAGACAGACCCGCAACTCTATCGACGGCGGCTGCGGGAATTGCTCGGGCATGGCGAATGTATCATGGGGCTCACCGATAGTTACCCCGACCGGTTTGCGTTTATCACGCAGGAGCTGCTCGAACGGATCGAGGTGGCCTGTAACGCCTGGCGTTGGCGGCTGCGCGGCCGGCATACGCGTCTCTCCCAAGTGCATGGCGACTTTCATCCTTGGAATGTACTGTTTCGACGCGGGACGGATTTTTCCGTCTTGGACCGGTCACGCGGGGAGTGGGGCGAGCCAGCGGACGACGTTACCTCGATGTCGATCAATTACCTCTTCTTTTCGCTGTGCCGCCATGGAACGTTAACGGGTGCGCTGGAAGTGGTGTTCCATTCATTTTGGGAGACCTACCTTGCCCGGAGTCGCGATCACGAGGTGCTGGAGACGACGGCGCCGTTTTTTGCGTTTCGCGGGTTGGTGCTGGCGAGTCCGCTCTGGTATCCGAAACTGACCGTGGGGGTTCGGCGGAAAATCTTCCGGTTCATCGAAAATGTCCTGGCGGTGCCGCGCTTTGACCCGGCGGATGTGAATCGTTACTGCGAAGAGTGA